The DNA region CTGGTCTTCCCCGCCTACCGCAGGCTCGACCCCGACCGTTACGACGACGCCCTGCCGCTGGCGACCGCCCTGAGCGCGATGGGCGGCCCCGGCATGACGGCCTGGGGGACCCTCACCAAGTACATGACGGTCAGGCCCGGCGACACGTTCGTGATCAGCGGCGCGTCCGGCGCGGTGGGAACGCTCGTCGGCCAGCTGGCCGCCCTCGCGGGGGCCAGGGTGATCGGCACCACGTCCTCTCCGCAGAAGGCGGACCGCCTCACCGGGCTCGGATTCCACACGGTCGTCACCTACCGGCACGGAGACAGCGCCGAGGCCGTCGGCAAGGCCCTGGCACGGGCGGCCCCGGACGGCGTCGACCGCTACTTCGACAACCTCGGCGGCACCGTCACCGACGCGGTGTTCCCGATGCTCAACGTCGGTGCCCAGGTGGCCGTGTCCTGGCAGTGGGCGACCCAGGTCGGCAACGAGGGCGTCGGGCCACGGCTCCTGCCTTACGTCATGTTCCCGCGCGCGACCGTCCGCGGGATCTTCTCACTGGAGTGGTTCACCGAACAGAACTGGCAGGCCCTCCACACCGAACTCGGCGGCAGGATCCGGCGTGGCGAGGTCGTCTGCGACCACACCTTCCACCGCGGCTTCGACGCCATCCCCGCCGCCTACGAAAGCCTCTACCGCGACCGCACGGTCAACCGGGGCAAGGTGCTCGTCGAACTCTGACCGCCAGCCACCTCTCGTCAGGCCCCGGACGAACGTCCCAGCGGTACGGCCAAGGAGCACAGTGACCACCACCCAGCACCCGACCCCCGGTTCCGCGGCCCAGGCTCCGGTCCCGATGCACCGCCTGCGTTTCGAGGAACCGGGCCCGCCCCGCCCCACCGAGCTCCCCGACGGATCCCCGGCCTGGCTGGTCAGCCGGTACCCCGACGTCCGCCAGGTGCTCTCCGACCCCCGCTTCGGCCGGGCGCGACTGTACGGGGACGAGGCGCCCGCCCTCTTCGACGCGCCCGGCATCGTGAACAACCCCGACCTGATGTTCAACCAGGACGGACCCGAACACCTGCGGCTGCGCCGCACCCTGCGCCGCGCCTTCACCCCGAGGGCGGTCGCCCGCTGGCGGCCGTGGATCACCGGGATCGTGCACCAGCACCTCGACGGGCTGGCCCGGCGACCACGGCCCGCCGACGTGGTGGAGTCGTTCACCCTGCCGCTCCCGGTGGCCGTGATCAGCCGGCTGATGGGACTCGACGCCTCCGTCCGGGGACGGCTGCGGCACTGGAGCGAACACGCCTTCTCCAACGGCTCCCACGAAGGCGACGAGGTGGAGTCCGTCCTGCGGGAGTTCAGCGCGTTCGGCGCGCAACTCCTCGCGGAACGGCGACGGGCGCCCGGTGACGACCTGATCAGCGGCCTCGTCCTCGCGGCCGACGAAGAAGGCGGCATCCCCGAGGCCCAGTTGGTGAGCCTGGTGTGCGGCCTGGTCGTCGGCGGCCACGACAGCACGATGACCATGCTCGGCAACGGGCTGCTCTACCTCCTGGGCGAGCGCCGCGACGCCTGGCACCGGATGGGCGTCGACGAGAAGGCGGCCGGTACGGTCGCGGACCGGCTCATCCACCTCGTACCGCTGGGGGACGACCGGGGGTCGGCCCGCCACGCCTCCGCACAGGCCGAGGTCGGCGGGGTCACCATCCCGGCCGGAGCGGTCGTCCTCGCCGACTGCGGCATGGCCAACCGCGACCCGGACGTCTTCCCGAGCCGTCTGGCCGACGGTCTGTTCACCCCGCTGGAGGCGCCCACCCTCTCGTTCGGGGCGGGAGCGCACTACTGCCTCGGCGCGTGGCTGGCCCGGACGGAACTCCAGATCGCCCTGCACGGCCTGGCCGCCCGCTTCCCGGGGCTGCGCCTGGCGGAACCCGTGGACGCCGTCGCCTGGCGGACCGGAAGCACCTCCCGCAGCCCGCGGAGTCTCAGCGTGACCTGGTAGCCGGCGGGAGTCCCCGTGTGCCGGCGCCCGGCCGTCACACGGGGCCGCCCGCCCCCGGGTGTGCCCCGGCGACGGACACGGCCCCGGCCGGCGCCCACAACTGCCCGCGCTGACGCGCCTCCAGGGCCTCGACGCGGGCCGCCTGTTCCTCGGTGACCACATCGCAGACCCAGTCCCAGTGCACCGTGACCCGGTCGCCCGGCGCGAGGGCGTCGATCAGGGTCCGGCCACCGGCCGACCAGCGCACCAGCTCCTCCCGCTCCGGTCCGGGCACCAGCGTCTCGCCGTCCCATGTCAACGGACTCGAGCGCACGGCGGCGTTGCCGCCCTCGACGCGCAGCACCCGCGCGGTACGGATACGGCACCGGTCCAGCACGCCGACGGCGGTCGGGTGACCACCCCCGCCCAGCAGGGCCGCCCACGGATACACCTCGAAGACCTGGAAGCTGTGGTGCGCCAGCGCACGCCCCGACGCCTGGCGCCAGGTACCGCCGAGCTGGCCGCGGAACCGGTCGGCCATCCGGTCCAGCAGGACCGCCGAGTCGGCCCGTTCCAGGAGCTCGTTGCCGATCCAGTAGGCCTCGACCACCCGGGCGTCGAGCGGATCGGCGATCCCGGCACGCTCCGCGAGGAACTCCAGGTAGCACCAGGCCCCCTCGAACCGCCGCGCCCGCCGCTCGATGTCCTCGGTCGCGCCCGTCCTGAGCAGCGCGGAGGCGTCTTCGGGACCGCAGTAGCCGAGCTCGTTGGGCGGATACGCGTACCGCGCGAACAAGAGCGCGCCCTCGGCGGACATTCAGCAGATCCTCGGCAGCTGCTCGCCGATGGGGAGCCCCACGACCCGGCTGCCGCCCAGCCCCGTCTTCGCCACCACCATCCCCGGGTGATCGGACACACAGGTCCCGATGCGGCACGCGGAGCGCCCCAGGGGATGGGCCCGCAGCGCCGTGAGCACCTGGTCCGCGGACTCGGAGGGCACGACCGCGACCAGTTTGCCCTCGTTGGCCACCTGAAGCGGGTCGAGCCCCAGCAGGCTGCACGCGTCCCGTACCGCCTCGGGCACGGGCAGGGCGCGCTCCACGAGTTCGATGCCGACGGAGGAGTCACGCGCGATCTCGTTGAGCGAGGCCGAGAGGCCGCCGCGGGTCGGATCGCGCAGCACGCGCAGATCCGCGCCAGTGGCGATCATGTCGGCGACCACACCGTGCAGGGGAGCGGTGTCGCTCTCGACGGCCGTACCGAACTCCAGGCCCTCCCGGCAGCTCATCACCGCCACACCGTGCACCCCGATGTCGCCACTGACGAGCACGGCGTCCCCGGGCCGCGCCCGGCGGGGGCCGATGTCGACCCCGTCCGGGACGAGACCGATACCGGAGGTGTTGAGGTAGACACCGTCGCCACTGGCACGGTCCACCACCTTGGTGTCCCCGGTGACCAGCTGGACGCCGGCGGTCCGGGCGGCCGCGCCCACGGCCTCGGCGACCCGTCCCAGGTCGGCCAGGGGCGTGCCCTCCTGGAGGATGAAGGCGGTGGACAGGAACAGGGGCACCGCGCCGGACATCGCCAGGTCGTTGACCGTCCCGTTCACCGCGAGATCACCGATCGACCCGCCCGGGAAGAACATCGGCTTCACCACGTAGGAGTCCGTGGAGAACGCCAGCCGTGTCCCGCCCGACCCGAGGGCGAGCACGGCCGAGTCACCTAGTTCGGACGCGGCCGCCGCCCCGTACGCGGGCAGGAAGAGGTGCTCGACGAGTTCGCCCGACATCGCGCCGCCGCCACCATGGCCCATGACGACCGACCGGACGTCCCGCAGCGGTACCGGGCAGACCCATCCCTCGAAGTCGAGGTGGCCCACCTCGTGCAGGGCGTCGGTCATGTGGCATCGACCAGTTCCAGCCGGCGGTGTGTGTAGTAGGCGGCGCACGCGCCCTCGGAGGAGACCATCGTCGCTCCGAGCGGCCTGCGGGGGGTGCACTCCTTGCCGAAGGCCGCGCACTCCTGCGGTTTGATGTGGCCCTGGAGTACTTCTCCGGACCGGCACAGCGACGACTCCGCCGTACGGATGTCCGACACGTCGAACCTCTCCTCGGCGTCGAACGCCCGGTACTTCTCTGCCAGTCGCCAGCCGCTGCGCGGAATCATCCCGATACCGCGCCAGGTGCGGTCGGTGACCTCGAAGACGTCCCGCAGCATCTCGACGGCCGGGGCGTTGCCCTCGTCGCGGACGGCGCGCGGGTAGGCGTTCTCGACCTCGTGGCGCCCCGATTCGAGCTGCCGGATCGTCCGTCTGATGCCCTCCAGGACGTCCAGCGGCTCGAACCCGGTGATCACGATCGGGACCTCGTACTTCCGGGCCAGCGGCGGGTACTCCGCCACACCCATCACGCTGCACACGTGTCCCGCGGCGAGAAAGGCCTGCACCCGGCAGGTCGGGGACTCCATGACGGCGGCGATCGCCGGCGGCACGAGGACGTGGGAGACGAGCAGTGAGAAGTTCCGTACGCCGAGGCGTGCGGCCTGGTAGACGGTCATCGCGTTGGCCGGGGCGGTCGTCTCGAAGCCGATTCCGAAGAAGACGACTTCCTTCTCCGGGTTGTCCCGGGCGATCCTGAGGGCGTCGAGCGGTGAGTACACCACCCGCACGTCCCCGCCGGCGCTCTTGACCGAGAACAGGTCCTGGCTGCTGCCCGGTACCCGGAG from Streptomyces sp. NBC_01754 includes:
- a CDS encoding MDR family NADP-dependent oxidoreductase, whose product is MKISKWVVREHIEGVPDVRRVYEKVVEHLDVDLAPDEMLLRTLYVSVDPYLQGIALDTPLGGHMGADSIMEVIEAGPLAAHRAGDLVQGFGGWRSHLVSTGAAELWNTGTFPLVFPAYRRLDPDRYDDALPLATALSAMGGPGMTAWGTLTKYMTVRPGDTFVISGASGAVGTLVGQLAALAGARVIGTTSSPQKADRLTGLGFHTVVTYRHGDSAEAVGKALARAAPDGVDRYFDNLGGTVTDAVFPMLNVGAQVAVSWQWATQVGNEGVGPRLLPYVMFPRATVRGIFSLEWFTEQNWQALHTELGGRIRRGEVVCDHTFHRGFDAIPAAYESLYRDRTVNRGKVLVEL
- the hypE gene encoding hydrogenase expression/formation protein HypE — translated: MTDALHEVGHLDFEGWVCPVPLRDVRSVVMGHGGGGAMSGELVEHLFLPAYGAAAASELGDSAVLALGSGGTRLAFSTDSYVVKPMFFPGGSIGDLAVNGTVNDLAMSGAVPLFLSTAFILQEGTPLADLGRVAEAVGAAARTAGVQLVTGDTKVVDRASGDGVYLNTSGIGLVPDGVDIGPRRARPGDAVLVSGDIGVHGVAVMSCREGLEFGTAVESDTAPLHGVVADMIATGADLRVLRDPTRGGLSASLNEIARDSSVGIELVERALPVPEAVRDACSLLGLDPLQVANEGKLVAVVPSESADQVLTALRAHPLGRSACRIGTCVSDHPGMVVAKTGLGGSRVVGLPIGEQLPRIC
- a CDS encoding DUF6390 family protein, encoding MSAEGALLFARYAYPPNELGYCGPEDASALLRTGATEDIERRARRFEGAWCYLEFLAERAGIADPLDARVVEAYWIGNELLERADSAVLLDRMADRFRGQLGGTWRQASGRALAHHSFQVFEVYPWAALLGGGGHPTAVGVLDRCRIRTARVLRVEGGNAAVRSSPLTWDGETLVPGPEREELVRWSAGGRTLIDALAPGDRVTVHWDWVCDVVTEEQAARVEALEARQRGQLWAPAGAVSVAGAHPGAGGPV
- a CDS encoding cytochrome P450, coding for MHRLRFEEPGPPRPTELPDGSPAWLVSRYPDVRQVLSDPRFGRARLYGDEAPALFDAPGIVNNPDLMFNQDGPEHLRLRRTLRRAFTPRAVARWRPWITGIVHQHLDGLARRPRPADVVESFTLPLPVAVISRLMGLDASVRGRLRHWSEHAFSNGSHEGDEVESVLREFSAFGAQLLAERRRAPGDDLISGLVLAADEEGGIPEAQLVSLVCGLVVGGHDSTMTMLGNGLLYLLGERRDAWHRMGVDEKAAGTVADRLIHLVPLGDDRGSARHASAQAEVGGVTIPAGAVVLADCGMANRDPDVFPSRLADGLFTPLEAPTLSFGAGAHYCLGAWLARTELQIALHGLAARFPGLRLAEPVDAVAWRTGSTSRSPRSLSVTW
- the hypD gene encoding hydrogenase formation protein HypD; translated protein: MKYLEEFNDPEPAKRLLDEIHRTTTREWALMEVCGGQTHSIIRHGLDQLLPDRVELIHGPGCPVCVTPLEVIDRALAIAARPDVVFCSFGDMLRVPGSSQDLFSVKSAGGDVRVVYSPLDALRIARDNPEKEVVFFGIGFETTAPANAMTVYQAARLGVRNFSLLVSHVLVPPAIAAVMESPTCRVQAFLAAGHVCSVMGVAEYPPLARKYEVPIVITGFEPLDVLEGIRRTIRQLESGRHEVENAYPRAVRDEGNAPAVEMLRDVFEVTDRTWRGIGMIPRSGWRLAEKYRAFDAEERFDVSDIRTAESSLCRSGEVLQGHIKPQECAAFGKECTPRRPLGATMVSSEGACAAYYTHRRLELVDAT